From a region of the Pongo abelii isolate AG06213 chromosome 9, NHGRI_mPonAbe1-v2.0_pri, whole genome shotgun sequence genome:
- the SLC39A13 gene encoding zinc transporter ZIP13 precursor, producing MPGCPCPGCGMAGPRLLFLTALALELLGRAGGSQPALRSRGTATACRLDNKESESWGALLSGERLDTWICSLLGSLMVGLSGVFPLLVIPLEMGTMLRSEAGAWHLKQLLSFALGGLLGNVFLHLLPEAWAYTCSASPGGEGQSLQQQQQLGLWVIAGILTFLALEKMFLDSKEEGTSQVSGYLNLLANTIDNFTHGLAVAASFLVSKKIGLLTTMAILLHEIPHEVGDFAILLRAGFDRWSAAKLQLSTALGGLLGAGFAICTQSPKGVEETAAWVLPFTSGGFLYIALVNVLPDLLEEEDPWRSLQQLLLLCAGIVVMVLFSLFVD from the exons ATGCCTGGATGTCCCTGCCCTGGCTGTGGCATGGCGGGCCCAAGGCTCCTCTTCCTCACTGCCCTTGCCCTGGAGCTCTTGGGAAGGGCTGGGGGTTCCCAGCCGGCCCTCCGGAGCCGGGGGACTGCGACGGCCTGTCGCCTGGACAACAAGGAAAGCGAGTCCTGGGGGGCTCTGCTGAGCGGAGAGCGGCTGGACACCTGGATCTGCTCCCTCCTGGGTTCCCTCATGGTGGGGCTCAGTGGGGTCTTCCCGTTGCTCGTCATTCCCCTAGAAATGGGGACCATGCTGCGCTCAGAAG CTGGGGCCTGGCACCTGAAGCAGCTGCTCAGCTTCGCCTTGGGGGGACTCTTGGGCAATGTGTTTCTGCACCTGCTGCCTGAAGCCTGGGCCTACACATGCAGCGCCAGCCCTG GTGGTGAGGGGCAGagcctgcagcagcagcagcagctggggcTGTGGGTCATTGCTGGCATCCTGACCTTCCTGGCGTTGGAGAAGATGTTCCTGGACAGCAAGGAGGAGGGGACCAGCCAG gTCAGTGGCTACCTCAACCTGCTGGCCAACACCATCGACAACTTCACCCACGGGCTGGCTGTGGCTGCCAGCTTCCTTGTGAGCAAGAAG ATCGGGCTCCTGACAACCATGGCCATCCTCCTGCATGAGATCCCCCATGAG GTGGGCGACTTTGCCATCCTGCTCCGGGCCGGCTTTGACCGATGGAGCGCAGCCAAGCTGCAACTCTCGACAGCGCTGGGGGGCCTACTGGGCGCCGGCTTCGCCATCTGTACCCAGTCCCCCAAGGGAGTAG AGGAGACGGCAGCCTGGGTCCTGCCCTTCACCTCTGGCGGCTTTCTCTACATCGCCTTGGTGAACGTGCTCCCTGACCTCTTGGAAGAAGAGGACCCGTG
- the SLC39A13 gene encoding zinc transporter ZIP13 isoform X2 — MPGCPCPGCGMAGPRLLFLTALALELLGRAGGSQPALRSRGTATACRLDNKESESWGALLSGERLDTWICSLLGSLMVGLSGVFPLLVIPLEMGTMLRSEAGAWHLKQLLSFALGGLLGNVFLHLLPEAWAYTCSASPGGEGQSLQQQQQLGLWVIAGILTFLALEKMFLDSKEEGTSQAPNKDPTAAAAALNGGHCLAQPAAEPGLGAVVRSIKVSGYLNLLANTIDNFTHGLAVAASFLVSKKIGLLTTMAILLHEIPHEVGDFAILLRAGFDRWSAAKLQLSTALGGLLGAGFAICTQSPKGVEETAAWVLPFTSGGFLYIALVNVLPDLLEEEDPWRSLQQLLLLCAGIVVMVLFSLFVD; from the exons ATGCCTGGATGTCCCTGCCCTGGCTGTGGCATGGCGGGCCCAAGGCTCCTCTTCCTCACTGCCCTTGCCCTGGAGCTCTTGGGAAGGGCTGGGGGTTCCCAGCCGGCCCTCCGGAGCCGGGGGACTGCGACGGCCTGTCGCCTGGACAACAAGGAAAGCGAGTCCTGGGGGGCTCTGCTGAGCGGAGAGCGGCTGGACACCTGGATCTGCTCCCTCCTGGGTTCCCTCATGGTGGGGCTCAGTGGGGTCTTCCCGTTGCTCGTCATTCCCCTAGAAATGGGGACCATGCTGCGCTCAGAAG CTGGGGCCTGGCACCTGAAGCAGCTGCTCAGCTTCGCCTTGGGGGGACTCTTGGGCAATGTGTTTCTGCACCTGCTGCCTGAAGCCTGGGCCTACACATGCAGCGCCAGCCCTG GTGGTGAGGGGCAGagcctgcagcagcagcagcagctggggcTGTGGGTCATTGCTGGCATCCTGACCTTCCTGGCGTTGGAGAAGATGTTCCTGGACAGCAAGGAGGAGGGGACCAGCCAG GCCCCCAACAAAGACCCcactgctgctgccgccgcgCTCAATGGAGGCCACTGTCTGGCCCAGCCGGCCGCAGAGCCCGGCCTCGGTGCCGTGGTCCGGAGTATCAAA gTCAGTGGCTACCTCAACCTGCTGGCCAACACCATCGACAACTTCACCCACGGGCTGGCTGTGGCTGCCAGCTTCCTTGTGAGCAAGAAG ATCGGGCTCCTGACAACCATGGCCATCCTCCTGCATGAGATCCCCCATGAG GTGGGCGACTTTGCCATCCTGCTCCGGGCCGGCTTTGACCGATGGAGCGCAGCCAAGCTGCAACTCTCGACAGCGCTGGGGGGCCTACTGGGCGCCGGCTTCGCCATCTGTACCCAGTCCCCCAAGGGAGTAG AGGAGACGGCAGCCTGGGTCCTGCCCTTCACCTCTGGCGGCTTTCTCTACATCGCCTTGGTGAACGTGCTCCCTGACCTCTTGGAAGAAGAGGACCCGTG
- the SLC39A13 gene encoding zinc transporter ZIP13 isoform X1 encodes MPGCPCPGCGMAGPRLLFLTALALELLGRAGGSQPALRSRGTATACRLDNKESESWGALLSGERLDTWICSLLGSLMVGLSGVFPLLVIPLEMGTMLRSEAGAWHLKQLLSFALGGLLGNVFLHLLPEAWAYTCSASPGGEGQSLQQQQQLGLWVIAGILTFLALEKMFLDSKEEGTSQAPNKDPTAAAAALNGGHCLAQPAAEPGLGAVVRSIKVSGYLNLLANTIDNFTHGLAVAASFLVSKKIGLLTTMAILLHEIPHEVGDFAILLRAGFDRWSAAKLQLSTALGGLLGAGFAICTQSPKGVGMGVAGGGGGWHQRGTSQRVWLPRRWSPGPGGGEHTRCPGRQGAHIVPWVPSWVFSRCRGDGSLGPALHLWRLSLHRLGERAP; translated from the exons ATGCCTGGATGTCCCTGCCCTGGCTGTGGCATGGCGGGCCCAAGGCTCCTCTTCCTCACTGCCCTTGCCCTGGAGCTCTTGGGAAGGGCTGGGGGTTCCCAGCCGGCCCTCCGGAGCCGGGGGACTGCGACGGCCTGTCGCCTGGACAACAAGGAAAGCGAGTCCTGGGGGGCTCTGCTGAGCGGAGAGCGGCTGGACACCTGGATCTGCTCCCTCCTGGGTTCCCTCATGGTGGGGCTCAGTGGGGTCTTCCCGTTGCTCGTCATTCCCCTAGAAATGGGGACCATGCTGCGCTCAGAAG CTGGGGCCTGGCACCTGAAGCAGCTGCTCAGCTTCGCCTTGGGGGGACTCTTGGGCAATGTGTTTCTGCACCTGCTGCCTGAAGCCTGGGCCTACACATGCAGCGCCAGCCCTG GTGGTGAGGGGCAGagcctgcagcagcagcagcagctggggcTGTGGGTCATTGCTGGCATCCTGACCTTCCTGGCGTTGGAGAAGATGTTCCTGGACAGCAAGGAGGAGGGGACCAGCCAG GCCCCCAACAAAGACCCcactgctgctgccgccgcgCTCAATGGAGGCCACTGTCTGGCCCAGCCGGCCGCAGAGCCCGGCCTCGGTGCCGTGGTCCGGAGTATCAAA gTCAGTGGCTACCTCAACCTGCTGGCCAACACCATCGACAACTTCACCCACGGGCTGGCTGTGGCTGCCAGCTTCCTTGTGAGCAAGAAG ATCGGGCTCCTGACAACCATGGCCATCCTCCTGCATGAGATCCCCCATGAG GTGGGCGACTTTGCCATCCTGCTCCGGGCCGGCTTTGACCGATGGAGCGCAGCCAAGCTGCAACTCTCGACAGCGCTGGGGGGCCTACTGGGCGCCGGCTTCGCCATCTGTACCCAGTCCCCCAAGGGAGTAGGTATGGGCGTGgcgggtggtggtggtgggtggcatCAGAGGGGCACCAGCCAAAGGGTGTGGCTACCTCGCCGCTGGTCCCCAGGCCCGGGAGGTGGGGAGCACACACGGTGtcctgggaggcagggagcaCACATAGTGCCTTGGGTACCCAGTTGGGTGTTCTCCCGCTGCAGAGGAGACGGCAGCCTGGGTCCTGCCCTTCACCTCTGGCGGCTTTCTCTACATCGCCTTGGTGAACGTGCTCCCTGA
- the SLC39A13 gene encoding zinc transporter ZIP13 isoform X3 translates to MPGCPCPGCGMAGPRLLFLTALALELLGRAGGSQPALRSRGTATACRLDNKESESWGALLSGERLDTWICSLLGSLMVGLSGVFPLLVIPLEMGTMLRSEAGAWHLKQLLSFALGGLLGNVFLHLLPEAWAYTCSASPGGEGQSLQQQQQLGLWVIAGILTFLALEKMFLDSKEEGTSQAPNKDPTAAAAALNGGHCLAQPAAEPGLGAVVRSIKVSGYLNLLANTIDNFTHGLAVAASFLVSKKIGLLTTMAILLHEIPHEVGDFAILLRAGFDRWSAAKLQLSTALGGLLGAGFAICTQSPKGRRRQPGSCPSPLAAFSTSPW, encoded by the exons ATGCCTGGATGTCCCTGCCCTGGCTGTGGCATGGCGGGCCCAAGGCTCCTCTTCCTCACTGCCCTTGCCCTGGAGCTCTTGGGAAGGGCTGGGGGTTCCCAGCCGGCCCTCCGGAGCCGGGGGACTGCGACGGCCTGTCGCCTGGACAACAAGGAAAGCGAGTCCTGGGGGGCTCTGCTGAGCGGAGAGCGGCTGGACACCTGGATCTGCTCCCTCCTGGGTTCCCTCATGGTGGGGCTCAGTGGGGTCTTCCCGTTGCTCGTCATTCCCCTAGAAATGGGGACCATGCTGCGCTCAGAAG CTGGGGCCTGGCACCTGAAGCAGCTGCTCAGCTTCGCCTTGGGGGGACTCTTGGGCAATGTGTTTCTGCACCTGCTGCCTGAAGCCTGGGCCTACACATGCAGCGCCAGCCCTG GTGGTGAGGGGCAGagcctgcagcagcagcagcagctggggcTGTGGGTCATTGCTGGCATCCTGACCTTCCTGGCGTTGGAGAAGATGTTCCTGGACAGCAAGGAGGAGGGGACCAGCCAG GCCCCCAACAAAGACCCcactgctgctgccgccgcgCTCAATGGAGGCCACTGTCTGGCCCAGCCGGCCGCAGAGCCCGGCCTCGGTGCCGTGGTCCGGAGTATCAAA gTCAGTGGCTACCTCAACCTGCTGGCCAACACCATCGACAACTTCACCCACGGGCTGGCTGTGGCTGCCAGCTTCCTTGTGAGCAAGAAG ATCGGGCTCCTGACAACCATGGCCATCCTCCTGCATGAGATCCCCCATGAG GTGGGCGACTTTGCCATCCTGCTCCGGGCCGGCTTTGACCGATGGAGCGCAGCCAAGCTGCAACTCTCGACAGCGCTGGGGGGCCTACTGGGCGCCGGCTTCGCCATCTGTACCCAGTCCCCCAAGGGA AGGAGACGGCAGCCTGGGTCCTGCCCTTCACCTCTGGCGGCTTTCTCTACATCGCCTTGGTGA